In one Natronosalvus amylolyticus genomic region, the following are encoded:
- a CDS encoding ORC1-type DNA replication protein translates to MTGDSGEDMLSWDESVFRNEHVFEIDYVPETFRHRESQMQSLTYALRPAVRGSRPLNVMIRGPPGTGKTTAVQKLFDEVGAQTRDVQTIRVNCQVNATRYAVFSRLFEGSFDYEPPSSGISFKKLFGQIAEKLVDDDRVLVVALDDVNYLFYENEASDTLYSLLRAHEEHPGAKIGVVVISSDPSLDVIDELDTRVQSVFRPEDIYFPVYDQPEIVDILRERVTRGFHDGVVATDVLERVGGLTADSGDLRVGIDLLRRAGLNAEMRASKTVELEDVETAYETSKYINLSRSLNSLTDNEAALLEVLLEHDGAQAGDVYDRFRERTDLGYTRYSEIVNKLDQLGLIDADYAEIEGRGRSRALTLAYDADAIADRL, encoded by the coding sequence ATGACAGGGGACTCCGGAGAGGACATGCTGTCGTGGGACGAGTCCGTGTTTCGCAACGAGCACGTCTTCGAAATCGACTACGTTCCGGAGACGTTCCGCCACCGCGAGTCCCAGATGCAGAGTTTGACCTACGCGTTGCGGCCGGCAGTTCGTGGCTCTCGGCCACTGAACGTGATGATCCGTGGGCCACCCGGAACGGGGAAGACCACGGCCGTCCAGAAACTGTTCGACGAAGTCGGTGCTCAGACGCGAGACGTCCAGACCATCCGGGTCAACTGCCAGGTCAACGCAACCCGATATGCCGTCTTCTCACGACTGTTCGAGGGCAGTTTCGACTACGAGCCACCATCGTCGGGCATCTCGTTCAAGAAACTATTCGGGCAGATCGCCGAGAAACTGGTCGACGACGACCGAGTCCTCGTTGTCGCCCTCGACGACGTCAACTACCTGTTTTACGAGAACGAGGCCTCCGATACCCTGTACTCGCTGTTGCGCGCCCACGAGGAACATCCCGGTGCGAAAATCGGCGTCGTCGTCATCTCCTCTGACCCCTCCCTCGACGTCATCGACGAACTCGATACCCGGGTTCAGAGCGTTTTCCGACCCGAAGACATCTACTTCCCCGTCTACGACCAGCCCGAAATCGTCGATATCCTCCGCGAGCGAGTCACCCGCGGCTTCCACGACGGCGTCGTCGCAACCGACGTCCTCGAGCGAGTCGGGGGATTGACCGCCGACAGCGGCGACCTCCGGGTCGGCATCGACCTCCTTCGACGAGCCGGCCTCAACGCCGAAATGCGCGCCAGCAAGACCGTCGAACTCGAGGACGTCGAAACGGCCTACGAGACATCGAAGTACATCAATCTCTCCCGGAGTCTCAACAGCCTGACCGACAACGAGGCCGCGTTGCTCGAGGTGTTACTCGAGCACGATGGCGCACAGGCCGGCGACGTCTACGACCGGTTTCGCGAACGGACCGACCTCGGCTACACTCGATACTCAGAGATCGTCAACAAACTCGACCAGCTCGGTCTCATCGACGCTGATTACGCCGAGATCGAGGGCCGCGGACGCTCTCGAGCGCTGACGCTGGCGTACGACGCGGATGCCATAGCCGACCGCCTATAG
- a CDS encoding TIGR00341 family protein → MRLVQITIPTGKRDTVRRLLEEEGFDYTFTDETSDREYETVAYIPLPKAGVEPVMDKLKALGMNEEAITVVLEANTVVSAHFEELEERYEEETSEERIAREELRSSANALLPARRNYVVLTVVSALVATAGLLLNSAAVVVGSMVIAPLVGPALAASVGTVIDDYELRVRGVALQALGVGCAIASAAIFAGIVQFANLVPPGIDVLSIEQVRERLAPDFLALVIALGAGVAGALSLSTGVSAALVGVMIAVALIPPAAVVGIGIAWGEPTLALGSGILVLVNVLSINMAALAVLWYQGYRPDSWFRASDARMQTLTRIAVLAGVILVLSLFLGGVTYASYQGALEEETIREETEAILDEHEELTMIEFEAERDDNPLQASPDRVVVTVGIEPGAERPPIASELRERVGADVTIEVRFVEIQTE, encoded by the coding sequence GTGCGACTGGTTCAGATCACGATTCCGACGGGCAAACGCGACACCGTTCGCCGGCTCCTCGAGGAGGAGGGTTTCGATTACACCTTCACCGACGAGACGAGCGACCGGGAGTACGAAACCGTCGCCTACATCCCACTCCCGAAAGCGGGAGTCGAACCAGTCATGGACAAGCTCAAGGCTCTCGGGATGAACGAGGAGGCGATCACGGTTGTTCTGGAGGCCAATACGGTCGTCTCGGCCCATTTCGAGGAACTCGAAGAACGGTACGAGGAAGAGACGAGCGAGGAGCGAATCGCTCGAGAGGAACTGCGCTCGAGTGCAAATGCACTGTTGCCGGCCCGTCGGAACTACGTCGTATTGACCGTTGTCAGCGCACTCGTGGCGACCGCCGGACTGTTGCTCAACTCGGCCGCGGTCGTCGTCGGCTCAATGGTGATTGCGCCGCTGGTCGGGCCCGCGCTTGCGGCCAGCGTCGGCACCGTCATCGACGACTACGAACTCAGGGTTCGTGGAGTCGCCTTGCAAGCCCTCGGGGTCGGCTGTGCCATCGCGAGCGCAGCGATTTTCGCTGGTATCGTCCAGTTTGCAAATCTCGTCCCGCCGGGAATCGACGTCCTCTCGATCGAGCAGGTCAGAGAGCGGCTGGCACCGGACTTTCTGGCGCTCGTCATCGCACTCGGGGCGGGCGTCGCCGGTGCACTGAGCCTCTCGACGGGGGTTTCGGCCGCGCTCGTAGGCGTCATGATCGCCGTTGCGTTGATTCCGCCGGCCGCCGTCGTCGGTATCGGTATCGCCTGGGGTGAGCCCACACTGGCGCTCGGGTCAGGAATTCTGGTCCTGGTCAACGTCCTCTCGATCAACATGGCCGCGCTGGCCGTGCTGTGGTATCAGGGGTACCGACCTGACTCGTGGTTTCGCGCGTCGGATGCACGGATGCAAACCCTCACCAGAATCGCCGTACTTGCCGGTGTTATCCTCGTCCTTTCGCTCTTTCTCGGCGGCGTCACCTACGCGAGTTATCAGGGGGCCCTCGAGGAGGAAACTATCCGTGAGGAGACGGAGGCGATCCTCGATGAGCACGAAGAGTTGACCATGATCGAATTCGAGGCCGAACGCGACGACAACCCGTTACAGGCAAGTCCCGACCGTGTCGTGGTGACTGTCGGCATCGAACCGGGGGCCGAAAGACCGCCGATTGCGAGCGAGTTACGCGAACGCGTCGGCGCCGACGTGACTATCGAAGTTCGGTTCGTCGAGATCCAAACCGAGTGA
- a CDS encoding TspO/MBR family protein: MGSVDDGATGGVPSRATVLEVLGFVVAINAIGASPALVFSPDSAWFRSLEKPAYYPPELAFPIVWTLLFSLMGLALWLVWRSSSSGRSLAIGIFTIQMALNVVWTPVFFGLEALGLAVAVIVLLWVGIVGTIVAFARVDRRAALMLAPYLLWVSFATVLSYELWRLNT, encoded by the coding sequence ATGGGATCTGTTGACGATGGAGCGACTGGCGGCGTGCCGTCTCGAGCGACCGTCCTCGAGGTGCTGGGGTTCGTCGTCGCCATCAACGCCATCGGCGCGAGTCCGGCGCTCGTGTTTTCACCTGACAGCGCCTGGTTTCGCTCGCTCGAAAAACCTGCCTACTATCCGCCGGAACTGGCGTTTCCGATCGTCTGGACGCTGTTGTTCTCCCTCATGGGTCTCGCCCTCTGGCTCGTCTGGCGATCCTCGAGTTCTGGGCGCTCCCTCGCCATCGGTATCTTTACCATACAGATGGCCCTCAACGTGGTCTGGACGCCGGTCTTTTTCGGCCTCGAGGCACTCGGTTTGGCGGTCGCCGTGATCGTGTTACTTTGGGTGGGAATCGTCGGGACCATCGTCGCGTTCGCCCGGGTCGACCGGCGTGCGGCCCTGATGCTCGCCCCGTACCTCCTGTGGGTCTCCTTTGCAACGGTTCTGTCGTACGAACTGTGGCGACTCAACACGTGA
- a CDS encoding DEAD/DEAH box helicase, with translation MAATDESPPSIEHPLLESDFLERRLYQLKLAGTAANDHTLVCLPTGLGKTTVSLLVTARRLDEVGGKSLMLAPTKPLVQQHADFYREALQIPNEEIVVFTGDVSPDDRAALWQDATVVMATPQVIENDLVGSRVSLADVTHITFDECHRATGNYAYNYIAERYHADATDPLVTGMSASPGGDEEAILEVCANLGLREVEVMTEDDADVGEFTHDTDLEWERIELPDEVIEIRDALNEVISERLEKLKELGVARSTRPDQSQKDLNRMRAELQKLINNDQSEGFKGMSVHAEIMKLRQAVTLVETQSVEALRRYFERQRNQARSSGASKASQRLVSDPRVREAMRRAESFDELHPKYRKTRMLLAETLGLEGGQRVIVFTESRDTAEALTEFLQSSFDARRFVGQGNREGSDGMTQTQQQDVLDDFRAGEFEVLVSTSVAEEGLDVPEVDLVLFYEPVPTAIRSIQRKGRTGRQSEGRVVVLMAEDTRDEAYFWISRRREKEMESELRELKGMASDLEAELDDSQQSLAAFDTGAKVDGDGGKPGDGSGSSSGTQGVSQQPGLQDFAGDTDSSDDDEHDAGESPDDESNVDGSGETAPAADEHGQPERHVPSADGDTVEIVADQREMDANIARDLSRREEIEIRLETLEVGDYICSDRVAVERKSVADFVDSLVGGDRSVFEQVGAMARHYARPVVVVEGEGLYEQRDIHPNAIRGALSSLAVDFGASILRTEGEDDTTELLATIAKREQQLEDREVSVHGEKGTKTRSEQQEYVVSSIAEIGPVTARSLLEEFGTVEAVMIASEDELQAADGVGTVTAERMREVIGSPYTGAGDGSSAGSDSS, from the coding sequence ATGGCCGCGACGGACGAGAGCCCGCCCTCGATCGAACATCCCCTCCTCGAGTCGGATTTCCTCGAGCGTCGACTCTATCAGTTGAAACTCGCAGGGACGGCTGCAAACGATCACACCCTCGTCTGTCTTCCGACGGGGCTCGGCAAAACGACGGTCAGCCTGCTCGTTACGGCACGCCGACTGGACGAAGTCGGTGGTAAATCCCTCATGCTCGCGCCGACAAAACCGCTGGTCCAGCAACACGCTGACTTCTATCGGGAGGCACTCCAGATTCCCAACGAGGAGATCGTCGTCTTTACCGGTGACGTCAGCCCCGACGACCGGGCGGCGTTGTGGCAAGACGCCACCGTCGTCATGGCAACCCCGCAGGTGATCGAAAACGACCTCGTCGGCTCCCGGGTCTCGCTCGCCGACGTCACCCACATTACGTTCGACGAGTGTCACCGAGCGACGGGCAACTACGCCTACAACTACATCGCCGAACGGTACCACGCCGACGCCACGGACCCGCTCGTCACCGGGATGAGCGCTTCCCCCGGCGGCGACGAGGAAGCAATCCTCGAGGTCTGTGCCAACCTCGGCCTGCGCGAGGTCGAGGTGATGACCGAAGACGACGCCGACGTCGGCGAATTTACCCACGACACCGACCTCGAGTGGGAACGAATCGAGTTGCCCGACGAAGTCATCGAGATCAGGGACGCGCTCAACGAGGTGATTTCCGAGCGCCTCGAGAAGCTGAAAGAACTGGGTGTCGCGCGTTCGACCCGACCAGACCAGTCCCAGAAGGATCTCAACCGGATGCGTGCGGAACTCCAGAAACTCATCAACAACGACCAGTCGGAAGGGTTCAAAGGCATGTCCGTCCACGCCGAGATCATGAAGCTTCGACAGGCGGTGACGCTGGTCGAAACCCAGAGCGTCGAAGCCCTGCGCCGGTACTTCGAGCGCCAGCGAAACCAGGCACGGAGTTCGGGCGCCTCGAAAGCCAGCCAGCGACTCGTGAGTGACCCGCGCGTGCGCGAGGCGATGCGTCGGGCCGAGTCGTTCGACGAACTCCATCCGAAGTATCGAAAGACCCGGATGCTACTCGCCGAGACCCTGGGACTCGAGGGAGGCCAGCGGGTGATCGTCTTCACTGAGTCGCGAGATACGGCCGAAGCGCTGACCGAGTTCTTACAGTCGAGTTTCGACGCCCGGCGGTTCGTCGGGCAGGGCAACCGCGAGGGGTCGGATGGAATGACCCAGACCCAACAACAGGACGTCCTCGACGACTTCCGCGCCGGCGAGTTCGAGGTGCTGGTCTCGACGTCGGTTGCCGAGGAGGGCCTCGACGTCCCCGAAGTCGACCTCGTTCTCTTCTATGAACCCGTACCCACAGCCATCCGGTCGATTCAGCGCAAGGGCCGAACTGGCCGCCAATCCGAGGGGCGCGTCGTCGTGTTGATGGCCGAAGATACCCGCGACGAGGCCTACTTCTGGATCTCGAGACGTCGCGAAAAAGAGATGGAGAGCGAACTGCGCGAACTGAAGGGAATGGCCAGCGACCTCGAGGCCGAACTCGACGACTCCCAACAATCACTGGCCGCGTTCGACACCGGAGCGAAAGTAGACGGAGATGGCGGAAAACCCGGGGATGGAAGCGGGTCCTCGAGTGGAACCCAGGGGGTTAGCCAACAGCCAGGGTTACAGGATTTCGCTGGTGATACCGACTCGAGCGATGACGATGAGCACGATGCTGGCGAGTCCCCAGATGACGAATCGAACGTGGATGGATCCGGGGAAACCGCACCAGCAGCAGACGAACACGGCCAGCCCGAGCGCCACGTCCCCAGCGCCGACGGCGACACGGTCGAAATCGTCGCCGATCAGCGCGAGATGGACGCCAACATCGCTCGTGACCTTTCGAGACGCGAGGAAATCGAGATCCGACTCGAGACGCTCGAGGTCGGTGACTATATTTGCTCCGACCGGGTCGCCGTCGAGCGAAAGTCCGTCGCCGACTTCGTCGACTCGCTGGTCGGCGGCGACCGCTCGGTGTTCGAGCAGGTGGGCGCGATGGCCAGACACTACGCTCGACCCGTGGTCGTCGTCGAAGGCGAAGGCCTCTACGAGCAACGTGACATCCACCCGAACGCGATTCGTGGCGCGCTCTCGAGTCTGGCCGTCGATTTCGGTGCGAGCATCCTCCGAACCGAAGGCGAAGACGACACGACGGAACTGCTGGCGACCATCGCCAAACGCGAACAGCAACTCGAGGACCGCGAGGTATCCGTCCACGGCGAAAAAGGGACGAAAACACGCAGCGAACAACAGGAGTATGTCGTCTCCTCGATTGCCGAAATCGGCCCCGTTACCGCCCGGTCGCTGCTCGAGGAGTTTGGCACGGTCGAGGCCGTTATGATCGCCAGCGAAGACGAGTTGCAGGCGGCTGACGGCGTCGGGACGGTGACCGCCGAGCGAATGCGCGAAGTCATCGGCAGTCCGTACACGGGAGCGGGTGACGGCTCGAGCGCAGGGTCCGATTCGTCCTGA
- a CDS encoding thiol-disulfide oxidoreductase DCC family protein produces the protein MSPEIPDEDPIILFDGVCNLCNGFVQYIAPRDTEERFYFASLQSDVGQELLERHDLPTDALESVVLIEGDDVYVKSGAVLRTAYHLGLPYRLLWPFRVLPRRLRNWAYDFVAARRYRWFGKKDQCMMPTGNIQERFLE, from the coding sequence ATGTCGCCCGAGATACCAGACGAGGACCCGATAATCCTCTTCGACGGCGTCTGTAACCTCTGTAACGGGTTCGTGCAGTACATCGCTCCCCGGGACACCGAGGAACGATTTTACTTCGCCTCCCTTCAATCCGACGTCGGCCAGGAACTCCTCGAGCGCCACGACCTGCCGACAGACGCCCTCGAGTCGGTCGTCCTGATCGAAGGTGACGATGTCTACGTCAAATCGGGAGCCGTCCTGCGGACGGCCTACCACCTTGGCCTGCCGTACCGGCTGCTGTGGCCGTTCCGAGTCCTCCCGCGTCGACTTCGTAACTGGGCGTACGATTTCGTCGCCGCCCGACGCTATCGCTGGTTCGGCAAGAAAGACCAGTGTATGATGCCCACGGGCAACATTCAGGAACGGTTTCTCGAGTGA
- a CDS encoding Sjogren's syndrome/scleroderma autoantigen 1 family protein, with product MSDFDKEAEREKLRKKYEKDKQDREATQRMSDLLLKGATMTNSHCNTCGDPLFRQQGTTFCPSCHGGPEGVDASVPPADDETQTETDPATDSGPAHANSPQSVSDSADGPQEAISQQGQPPQPQQEQPQQPQQGQPPQPQQGQPQQGAPSRSQQGTGSASSEPQRETAGTSNGFPAGNPVPGADIDDATNALVAALERFARAGAQADDPREAKECLEAAHEAAAALSTLRE from the coding sequence ATGAGCGATTTCGACAAGGAAGCCGAGCGCGAAAAACTTCGCAAGAAGTACGAGAAGGACAAGCAAGACCGCGAGGCGACCCAGCGGATGAGCGACCTCTTGCTCAAGGGTGCGACGATGACGAACAGCCACTGTAACACCTGTGGCGATCCGCTGTTTCGACAGCAGGGGACGACGTTCTGTCCTAGCTGTCACGGCGGACCAGAGGGTGTCGATGCCTCGGTTCCACCAGCTGATGATGAGACGCAGACGGAGACTGATCCGGCAACGGATTCCGGACCGGCACACGCGAATTCACCTCAGTCGGTCTCCGATTCGGCGGATGGTCCCCAGGAGGCTATTTCACAGCAGGGACAGCCACCACAGCCTCAACAGGAACAGCCACAACAACCTCAGCAGGGGCAGCCACCACAGCCCCAACAGGGACAGCCACAGCAAGGTGCGCCTTCGAGATCCCAACAGGGTACCGGCTCTGCCTCGAGTGAGCCACAGCGCGAGACTGCGGGCACTTCCAACGGATTTCCCGCTGGTAATCCAGTCCCTGGCGCCGATATCGACGACGCCACAAATGCCCTCGTCGCAGCCCTCGAGCGCTTCGCTCGAGCGGGGGCACAGGCCGACGATCCGCGAGAGGCAAAAGAATGTCTCGAGGCGGCACACGAGGCGGCGGCGGCGCTTTCGACGCTTCGGGAGTAA
- a CDS encoding GNAT family N-acetyltransferase, whose translation MTEIASQEPLVDIPGYRLEEKPPTPATFVALRDAAGMGSRSLEAAERGLPNSVYAVHVVHGDSGETVGMGRIVGDDGAVYHISDMAVHPDHQGRGLGTAIMNALWGYIETTAPDTAYVNLVADVDGFYEQWGFEPVQPASRGMAVRLEE comes from the coding sequence ATGACTGAAATCGCGAGCCAGGAGCCACTCGTGGACATCCCTGGGTATCGTCTCGAGGAGAAGCCACCGACGCCAGCGACCTTCGTCGCCCTGCGGGACGCTGCGGGCATGGGCTCGCGGTCGCTCGAGGCAGCCGAACGCGGCCTGCCAAACTCGGTGTACGCGGTGCACGTCGTCCACGGGGACTCTGGCGAGACCGTCGGGATGGGGCGAATCGTCGGCGACGACGGCGCAGTGTATCACATCTCGGATATGGCCGTCCATCCCGACCATCAGGGTCGGGGCCTGGGGACGGCGATCATGAACGCCCTGTGGGGCTACATCGAGACGACCGCACCCGACACCGCCTACGTCAATCTGGTCGCCGACGTCGATGGCTTCTACGAGCAATGGGGGTTCGAACCCGTCCAACCGGCCTCGAGGGGCATGGCGGTTCGTCTCGAGGAATAG
- a CDS encoding TIGR00725 family protein produces the protein MRVSVIGGGSITDEQATRAEALGRELARRGHTVVCGGRGGTMEAVCRGAKAEGGQTIGILPSSRRTEANPYVDVPIATGLGHARNALVPLNGDAVIALPGGAGTLTEIGFGAIADRPLVSLGSHDVGSLGLEITTVESPTAAVEAVERAHEGGE, from the coding sequence ATGCGCGTCAGCGTTATCGGTGGCGGTTCGATCACGGACGAACAGGCGACTCGAGCCGAGGCGCTGGGTCGGGAACTGGCTCGGCGCGGCCACACCGTCGTCTGCGGCGGTCGTGGCGGGACGATGGAAGCCGTCTGTCGTGGCGCGAAAGCCGAAGGGGGCCAGACCATCGGTATTCTCCCCTCGAGTCGTCGCACGGAAGCGAACCCCTACGTCGATGTCCCCATTGCGACGGGGCTGGGTCACGCTCGAAACGCTCTGGTCCCGCTCAACGGCGACGCCGTCATCGCCCTGCCTGGGGGCGCGGGGACGCTCACCGAAATCGGCTTTGGCGCTATCGCTGACCGACCGCTCGTGAGCCTCGGGAGCCACGATGTCGGTAGTCTCGGCCTCGAGATCACGACAGTCGAGTCACCGACGGCGGCTGTCGAAGCGGTCGAACGGGCTCACGAGGGTGGTGAGTGA